CGACTAAATATCCGCCAATTCCTTGAATTGTGCTGATGATGAAACCAGAAAATAATGGGGCCAAAATGCCCATGACACTGTTCACCGCTCCTGAGAGCCCAAAAAAGCGCATGCGCAATTGGGGATCAATCGTATCAAACGTCATGAGATTAAATCCAAACCAGTAAAATCCTTGAGCAATGCCATAAGTAAAACCCAACACGAAAATCAAGTTTTGAGCAGAATGCGACAATATCAGCAAGGCGGCGTAGAACAAGATGGTGAATAACAGTCCTACGCGGTAAGGAAGTAAGGGCGGCTTGTCATGAAAGATTTTGGCGGCCGTATAAAAAGTTATGGTTAATGACACAAAATAGCCTATATTAAAGGTAATCAAACCCGATAAATTATGGGCCACAACGAGCATGAATAAATTCACGAACACATTAGCAATGGCATTGGCGGTTTGGGCGCCAGAAAATGTGAAGAGGAGCCATAATGCACCTCGAGAGAGCCGAAACGGTGAATCCACCATAGACCTCCTTGCCTCAACTCTGAGCATAGCCCAGGTACCGACCAAAAGTTTCTTGACTCCATTATATCGGTTCATGATTTGAGTTGATGTCTACGCACGGATATTTCCGTAAGGTGGCTGTGGTTCAATGCAATACGACGATGTGGTTGTGTTATCGAGGATATTCCACCCAAAAAAGAAGGGAGAAGACCTAAATGACATCGCTCTCTCGTCCTGATTTTTCCCGGTCATTGTTGGCGTTAGCCAACCGAATTTTGACGGATTTGGGTTGTGATTCTGAACATGAGCCATTAAGCATTGCCTGGCCCGATACCGATATTATCGTGTTATGGATTGTCGACGGGTTAGGTTGGAATCATGTGATGACGGCATTACAAAATCATGATCTTCCGTTTTGCCAAACCCAAATCACGGGAAATTTATCTCGCTCACTAACAAAATTAAGTACTGTTTTTCCAAGTACCACGGTGACAGCTTTGGCAACTTTGCATTTTGCTAAGCCGCCGAGCGAACATGGGGCCCTTGGGTACACCCTATGGGATCCGGAAATCCTGAGAACGGTTAACCTTTTAACATCGAAAGATCTCACGGGCAGCCTCTGCCGGAGTTCTATTTATCAAAAGCGCCCAACACTTTATGACCGTTTGCGTCAGCACCATGTAGATAGCGCTGTGATATCTCCAGAAATCTTTCGGCACAGCGCTTTATCACAATGGTTTTATCATGGGGCTCAGTATCTTGGTTATCATACACCAGCCGAAATACCCTTTCTTGTTCAGCAAGCCATTATTAAGGAATCCCGTTTGGTGAGCGTGTACTGGCCCGGGTTCGACACTATTAGCCATGTACACGGTCCCACCTCACCTAGTGCTCCTCTCGAACTGCAGTTGCTCGATTGGATTGTATCGAAAACCCAGGAACAAATTCCTTCCCAAGCCCATGTGCGCTTTGTCATGACAGCAGATCACGGGTGTATTGCCCTGACAGCCCCCAAGCATTCTACGGATCACCTGTTGTCGCGGCTATATGCTGGAGAGCGGCGTGCGCTTTATACAGCCTGGTCTTGCGAAGAGTTAAAACAGGAACTCGCCGCTTTAGAGTGGGAGGATGCCCTTACTCTTCCTAATGAACAGTTATGGGAAGAGGGATGGTTTGGGGGCCTGCCTAAAGATTCGACATTTCGACTCCGGACTTTGCAAACGACATTATTACCTCCACAGGATCAGCAAGTCGCCATGCGAGAACCCGAAGCCCAGATTTTAATGGGTGGACATGGAGGCTGGTCGGGAAAGGAACGAGAAATTTTTCTGGCATGGTGGGACGTTCATTAACTTATACTGGGGAAATAAAAGGCTTATGGGGAAACCAAAGCTACCAAGGCCGACGGTTCCATTTGCGTAATCTTTTTGTTGCATTTGTGGTAAAACACCATGAGAAGAAAGGATGACAGGTTTTATGCACCGGCTACCGGTCAATACCCATCAAAAAATGGAAATGCTGGACATTACCCAGATGGTACGGCAGGTTGTGGCCCAAGAGGGGATACAAGAGGGCATTGCGGTCATCTATTCACCTCATACCACGGCAGCCATTACCGTTAACGAAAATTGGGATGATGATGTAGTCCATGATGTGTTGTTGTTTTTGCGGCAAACAATTCCCACGCGGTATCCTGGATTTCGCCATCAAGAAGGGAATTCTGACAGTCATCTCATGGTGAATCTTATCGGTTCATCGGCCACGGTAATAGTTCAACAAGGAGAGTTGATGCTAGGTAAGTGGCAGGGGATATTTTTTTGTGAATTTGATGGTCCCCGGGACCGTCAGTTTTGGGTTCAAGTGGTTGGACGATAGGGATTTTTGACGATGTTTGTCCGTCTAGAGAATGGATACCGGTATCCACGAACGCAATATGTTACAATATCTGCGGCTATGATTCATGGTGTTTATGTGAAATAGATTAGGCTATAAGAAAACCGTAATGAGGAGGTCACTGTGCACAATCGTCTTCCGGATGAATTGCCCACCCGGCGTAAATCCAAAGGTCCAAAACGCGGGCGGAAGAAATGGATTGGGTGGTTAGCCGGTCTTGGTGTTGTCGGCGCGCTAGCGGTCGGAACTTGGTGGAAACTCGACCCGACTCATGCCCTAAATACCACTCGCGTGAGTGCCTTAAATAAAAACTTTGCGCTGGGGCAACAACGCGTGACTATCCTGTTATTAGGGAATGCCTTAAGTATTATTAATGGCAAAGATGTGACGAATCCTTATGTTCGTGACCGGACCGATGCGATGATGCTCGTGAGTGTGGACACCAAAACCGGTCAAGTTAGTGTATTATCTGTGCCGCGGGATTCCTTAGTGGATATTCCCCATGTAGGCTATACCAAATTGAATGAAGCGAACTATTTTGGCGGACCGAAACTCGCGGTGCAAGAAGTTGAAAATATGCTGCATATTCCTGTGGATTTTTATCTTGAAACGACCATGTGGAATTTTGCGGACATTATTAATCAAATTGGTGGTTTAACGTTATATGTTCCTAAACCTATGCATTATGGTGGCACGGGTAATTATCTTGATATCAACCTCAATCAGGGATGGCAGCATTTGAACGGGCAACAAGTCTTGGAATTTGCCCGGTTCCGGCACGAACCGATGGGAAGTATTGCGCGGAGTTTTCAACAACAAGAAATTATTCGGGCGATTATGCATAAGCTCTTGGAACCGCAAAATCTGCCGAAATTACCCAGTATTGCATTAGAATTGCGCAAGGACATTGTGTATACCAACTTGCACAACAACCAACTTATCGCGTTAGCGCTCGTTGCACGCCATGTTTCCCTATCACAAGTCCAATTTGCCACGATTCCAGGGACTCCGACTGAGCGTATGGATCCGTTTATGCACGTGCGTCTCGATTATTGGGTCGACAATACCAAGTGGGAACATCTATTAGCGGATCAAATGATGGGACAACCGTGGACTGCCCAACAGAAGAAAAGTATTCATTTCGTGGTGCGCAGTGGAACGGATACCTTAACCCAAGCGCAACAAGTGGCAGGTTGGTTAGAGAAACAAGGATATACGGTCAATGAAGTGATTTGGTCAAACCGCCACAATCACCAGCATAATGAAATTGTCAATTTTACCGGAGACGAACAATTTGCGAAGTCTCTCGCAGCAGAATTAGGGCCACAGAGTGCCACAATCATTTCGAATAGTCCTTATCATGATGTGGCTCACCTGGATATGATTATTACGATTGGCCAGGATTTCAAACCGCAATTTCATTAATCAGAGGCTGATTTTATGGAAATTAGCCCCTTAAAACCCGGATTTTATTCTAAAGATATCAAAGCGTTTGACGGCTTCAGCAATGGGAAACAGCCATGGGGAGCACGGGTTATCAAAATGCCAACGAAAATAGAGACTACGCAGAAAATGACGTGTATTACTATTGGCTACGAACTTGCCGGGATTATCCGGTCTGAGCGAAGCAAGCCAAGAACCGATGACAGAACCGGTAGCGGTTTTGTCATGCGTACGCATGATGAGATAGGCGGCCATCGCCAACCGATCGTCTTCCGCATGCATCAAAGGTGTGTCAACGTGAGCAATATATCCAATGCTTTCGACGATTGCCACAAGGTGTTCGGTGCGGATTAGTGAGGAAGTTCCTAAGGCAGATAGGGCATCTGCACTATGTGCGGCCGCATGTGCCCAGCCTTTATGGGAAATATAACCACGCCAATCCTGTTCTTGTCTGATATATGTGAAAAGCGCTTGGTGTAGAGTGCCTATGCGCTCTGGCGTGAGATGATCATGTGTCTCATACCAATTCATTGCGAGAGGAATAATGAGGACAGCGAAAGCGCGCATAAAAACACTGTCCGTGTCTTTTTCTCCAATGCGATAAAATAAATGCTCTTTGTTTAAGACTCGTTCAATAAATTGGTCAACGATTTCCGGAGATAACGCAGACGATGTGAAGAGTTGTTCAATCCAGGTATATGATAACTGGTCTCGTAAGACCGGATCAGAACTGCGAAGGTTTTCTAATAATTGACACAACAGCTCCAACAGGGGATAGCGGCTCCAGTCCTGAGGGCGTTGCAGTTGTTGCGCCAACCATGTCTTATCATGGACTGGCCAATGCATAAACGAGCACACTCCTATATCCAAAAAATTACAAAGCATATTTTATCCATATTGTACTGTACTTTTGACATTGGGACTTTTAAAGAACTCTAAAGTTGCTGTCCCGTATCAAGACCGAAAACATTTAGATAATCACGCATGGGACATGATTTTGACGGTATTTTTTTCGTCACGTCGGGATCATGATAAGCGGGAATATAGGAAAAAATTCATGATGGCGTTATTGCTGTTTGATTCAAGAACAGGTACAATATGCCACGTGATTTGCCAATATGAAAGGAGTCGATCGTAATGAGGGATGGATATGGCTTTACCATCAACCAAAACGCCTGGTGATCTATTACGCTTATTAATTTTGCCGCTTATTGACGGTTATTTTCTTTCCATGATTTTATCGGGACGGTTAGACAATATCAGTGCAGCGATGTTAGTCGGCATTTTAGCATTCAGTGGAGCCGGCGTCGTGACAACCGCTTCTCTTATATCTCCTCAATCTTCTCCCTCACGTCATTTAATCTGGACTATAACCCGTGTGTATTTGCTGTTATTACCAGCAGCATGGCTAATTACCCTGCTCGTGGGTCCCCTGCAATCTATTGAACTCCCCTATCAAGGAATTTTCACGGCGCTCATTTTGTTAGGAACGGCGTCTAATTTGTGGCCTACATCATTACCCGTAAAATTACAAGGCTTATATCGGCCCGCCCAGTTAATGGGGATATTGATTTCGGTGATGGTGCTCTATGGATTAAAAAGTGGGCGGTTATTCCACGTTCATTGGCAGTTTGATCCGTCTTTATTGGTGATGACCACAATCTCCGTAGGCATTGGGTTTGTTCTGACCATTTCTGGCAGTTTGCTGCAATATAAGTGGGGCAGTCTAAATCATCCTTTCTCAAGACAGCTCTTGGCTGCCGGCGGAAGTATTGTACTCCTGCTCGTGTCCTTGACGCTTTTGGGGGTTCCCATTCCTTCTACATGGCTATGGATTATTGAAGGAATCGCGCTTTCTGGCTCAATGTTTTCAACCCACTGGCCAGGGAAAAAGCCGCCAATATCGTCGTAAATCAATCCTTGCATGATTGTTATGCGGGCCTTTCAACCTCCTTAGTTTCTGACCGATCTCGGGAGCTTTGATCTTTCATGTCATAAGCGGGTGAGTTCTAGTTTCTCCTTGGTGTTTTTGTCAAACTCGCAGCGGGTGCTTAAGTCGTTTTGCTCTCTCACTGAGATTTGTGATCACAAACGACGCGTTAAGAACACCCGCTGCCCAATAAAGAGAGAAATTATGAGCCGGCGGCAATGAGAGCTAACAAACCCGAAATGGCGAGTGGCCAACCCAATCCAAAACTGATGATGATAAAGAAGAGCATCAAGATGCCATAAGTGAGTAAAACCCACCGAGAAGTTCCCCATTTCATCAACACTGCGCCGATGATGACAGCACCCATGAATAACCCTATTGCTGCCAAAGGAGAACTTGTCAGCAAGGATTCTTGCTGACAAGTTCTCCTGTTCCATGTGGAAACACAATGGGTAGACACTGGCATAAACATTTGCACGAGCGTCCCGCAGAGAAGCGACAGGGAGGTCGCGATAACCCATGGCCGGATTGACTGGCGGTGATCCATGTTCTTCTCGCCCCCGATCCCATGCTTGTGAGCCATGATGATTTAAAAGATCTTAGGCGGATCGGAACGTCCTCCAGAGATAATCCACAAAATGACCCCA
The Sulfobacillus thermosulfidooxidans DNA segment above includes these coding regions:
- a CDS encoding alkaline phosphatase family protein, translated to MTSLSRPDFSRSLLALANRILTDLGCDSEHEPLSIAWPDTDIIVLWIVDGLGWNHVMTALQNHDLPFCQTQITGNLSRSLTKLSTVFPSTTVTALATLHFAKPPSEHGALGYTLWDPEILRTVNLLTSKDLTGSLCRSSIYQKRPTLYDRLRQHHVDSAVISPEIFRHSALSQWFYHGAQYLGYHTPAEIPFLVQQAIIKESRLVSVYWPGFDTISHVHGPTSPSAPLELQLLDWIVSKTQEQIPSQAHVRFVMTADHGCIALTAPKHSTDHLLSRLYAGERRALYTAWSCEELKQELAALEWEDALTLPNEQLWEEGWFGGLPKDSTFRLRTLQTTLLPPQDQQVAMREPEAQILMGGHGGWSGKEREIFLAWWDVH
- a CDS encoding secondary thiamine-phosphate synthase enzyme YjbQ, whose protein sequence is MHRLPVNTHQKMEMLDITQMVRQVVAQEGIQEGIAVIYSPHTTAAITVNENWDDDVVHDVLLFLRQTIPTRYPGFRHQEGNSDSHLMVNLIGSSATVIVQQGELMLGKWQGIFFCEFDGPRDRQFWVQVVGR
- a CDS encoding LCP family protein — protein: MHNRLPDELPTRRKSKGPKRGRKKWIGWLAGLGVVGALAVGTWWKLDPTHALNTTRVSALNKNFALGQQRVTILLLGNALSIINGKDVTNPYVRDRTDAMMLVSVDTKTGQVSVLSVPRDSLVDIPHVGYTKLNEANYFGGPKLAVQEVENMLHIPVDFYLETTMWNFADIINQIGGLTLYVPKPMHYGGTGNYLDINLNQGWQHLNGQQVLEFARFRHEPMGSIARSFQQQEIIRAIMHKLLEPQNLPKLPSIALELRKDIVYTNLHNNQLIALALVARHVSLSQVQFATIPGTPTERMDPFMHVRLDYWVDNTKWEHLLADQMMGQPWTAQQKKSIHFVVRSGTDTLTQAQQVAGWLEKQGYTVNEVIWSNRHNHQHNEIVNFTGDEQFAKSLAAELGPQSATIISNSPYHDVAHLDMIITIGQDFKPQFH
- a CDS encoding DUF2785 domain-containing protein, which produces MHWPVHDKTWLAQQLQRPQDWSRYPLLELLCQLLENLRSSDPVLRDQLSYTWIEQLFTSSALSPEIVDQFIERVLNKEHLFYRIGEKDTDSVFMRAFAVLIIPLAMNWYETHDHLTPERIGTLHQALFTYIRQEQDWRGYISHKGWAHAAAHSADALSALGTSSLIRTEHLVAIVESIGYIAHVDTPLMHAEDDRLAMAAYLIMRTHDKTATGSVIGSWLASLRPDNPGKFVANSNTRHFLRSLYFRWHFDNPCSPWLFPIAEAVKRFDIFRIKSGF